From Echinicola soli, a single genomic window includes:
- a CDS encoding outer membrane protein assembly factor BamB family protein: MKNLLALLLVMQFGVVFGQNFKFAFVTDTHIGSPNGAAEEDLERTVEDINAQNNLEFVLLTGDITEMGTDEEIARAKEIITKLKIPFYVIPGNHDTGWSASGGVSFIKAFGYDKFVFEHEGYKFIGTASGPYVRMSDGHIPRDAVVWMDSVLAATPKDQRIINVNHYPLDNSLDNWFELTDRLKEYNTQFSICGHGHRNKPYDFEGIPGIMGRSNLRAKDQVGGYNIVEIKNDKAYFSERTPGEGTAAPWRKVVLGRRDYQDKEAYQRPDFSINETYDQVKSKWSYHSNANVISTPVEAKGKVVFGNSLGKVEALSSQTGEVLWDFQTGAGIFSSPAVYDDLVILGSGDGNIYALDLSNGELVWKTPTGASVLGSPIVKEGVVYIGGSDGKFRSLNAKNGKVIWEYEGVEGPVVSNPLLYKDMVIFGAWDKHLYALDIEDGELAWKWDNGSANRMYSPAMCIPVANDGVVYIVAPDRYITALDAVGGTTLWRSNEATVRESIGMSADGKWVYGKTMNDEIVAFEAGKETAKLAWRMDCGFGYEHVPSMLVEKSGAVYFGTKNSTVYSINPETRKINWAHKIDNSMANTVNVIDDHSLIVATMDGKVESLEF; this comes from the coding sequence ATGAAAAATTTACTGGCATTGCTTCTGGTGATGCAGTTCGGGGTTGTCTTTGGCCAAAACTTCAAGTTTGCCTTTGTGACGGACACCCATATTGGTTCGCCCAATGGCGCTGCAGAGGAGGATTTGGAGAGAACTGTGGAGGATATTAATGCGCAAAATAACCTGGAATTTGTACTGCTCACCGGAGATATTACGGAGATGGGTACGGATGAAGAAATAGCGCGCGCAAAGGAAATTATTACCAAACTGAAAATTCCATTTTATGTGATACCCGGTAATCATGATACCGGCTGGTCAGCATCGGGCGGGGTGAGTTTTATCAAGGCGTTTGGTTATGATAAGTTTGTGTTTGAGCATGAAGGGTACAAGTTTATCGGGACAGCTTCAGGGCCCTACGTCCGCATGTCTGATGGACATATCCCTAGGGATGCAGTGGTGTGGATGGATTCTGTTTTGGCAGCAACACCCAAAGACCAGCGCATCATCAATGTGAACCATTATCCACTGGACAATAGCCTGGATAACTGGTTCGAACTCACTGATCGGCTGAAGGAATACAACACCCAGTTTTCCATCTGTGGGCACGGACATCGGAATAAACCATATGATTTTGAAGGTATTCCCGGTATCATGGGAAGGTCCAACCTGAGAGCCAAAGATCAAGTGGGAGGATACAATATAGTAGAAATAAAAAATGACAAGGCGTATTTTTCAGAGAGAACCCCGGGTGAAGGCACTGCCGCTCCCTGGCGGAAAGTTGTGCTGGGAAGAAGGGATTATCAGGACAAAGAGGCTTACCAAAGACCTGATTTCAGTATAAACGAAACCTATGACCAGGTAAAAAGCAAATGGAGCTATCACTCCAATGCCAACGTGATCTCTACCCCCGTGGAAGCAAAGGGAAAAGTGGTTTTCGGGAACAGCCTGGGTAAAGTAGAAGCACTGTCCAGTCAAACTGGAGAAGTGCTCTGGGATTTTCAGACAGGTGCAGGAATATTTTCTTCTCCAGCGGTTTATGATGATTTGGTGATTTTGGGATCAGGTGATGGGAATATCTATGCATTGGACTTGAGCAACGGCGAGCTGGTATGGAAGACGCCAACAGGGGCTTCAGTTTTGGGCTCTCCCATTGTGAAGGAAGGGGTTGTTTATATTGGTGGCAGTGATGGGAAATTTCGTTCCCTTAATGCTAAAAACGGAAAGGTGATTTGGGAGTATGAAGGAGTAGAAGGCCCTGTCGTGAGTAATCCATTGCTTTATAAGGATATGGTCATTTTCGGGGCTTGGGACAAGCACCTGTATGCCTTGGATATTGAAGACGGAGAGTTGGCCTGGAAGTGGGACAATGGCTCTGCCAACCGGATGTATTCACCGGCCATGTGTATTCCTGTAGCAAATGATGGGGTAGTCTATATAGTAGCCCCAGACCGGTACATCACCGCTCTGGATGCTGTCGGCGGCACCACATTGTGGAGAAGTAATGAAGCTACAGTAAGGGAGTCCATAGGAATGTCAGCAGACGGGAAATGGGTATATGGTAAAACGATGAACGATGAAATTGTGGCTTTTGAGGCAGGAAAAGAAACAGCCAAACTTGCCTGGCGGATGGACTGCGGGTTTGGCTATGAGCATGTGCCGTCGATGTTGGTAGAGAAAAGTGGCGCGGTTTACTTTGGTACTAAAAACAGTACGGTTTACAGTATCAATCCTGAAACCAGGAAAATCAATTGGGCCCATAAAATCGATAATTCCATGGCCAATACGGTGAACGTGATTGATGATCATTCCCTGATTGTAGCGACGATGGACGGAAAGGTGGAGTCATTGGAGTTTTAG